Proteins from a genomic interval of Caulobacter sp. SL161:
- a CDS encoding TonB-dependent receptor produces MRNRKNGGAHPSNKRFYGTASAAAITLALAGSGSAWAQSAPQTPKAEDDTVEAIVVTGIKAGIQNAINIKKNETSIVEAVSAEDIGKLPDVSIGESIARLPGLAAQRVNGRAQVISIRGLAPDFTTTLLNGRQQASSGDNRAVEFDQYPSELLSSVVIYKTPDAQVSGMGLSGTADLRTVRPLEFGKRAVAVNIRGEKTAGKKLNDDVSNWGGRYSASYINQFADGTFGVALGYAHLDSPSQVKHYKAYGYEAFGFAVTPDSADNALILNGQELFATSRLNKRDAVIGIFEYQPNDQIHSTLDLYYSTFRQEETTRGAQWFSNGWADNATFTNIKTEDLGGSQFARSGLLNNAVPQLRNDYNTRMDQLFSAGLNNEFQLSDRTKLVADLSYSSNKRKEQIMETYAGYGRGVGGVTPATPDIGRVFDKIGFQVADNGFSQYDEGFNYADAGKVTLGDRAPWGGWGHDGAIRFPQVKEDVTTIDVHLEHELDGFITQVSAGVNHTKRDKGKTVSDNDLFLKNGRQQVYVDAADLVDPTQLGFAGFGGVLSVNIGDAWRKYYNWAPILDANYYDKTWEITEKVTTFFARANFQAGDLRGNLGVQVVKQEQASSGVVINGTEPGKPITPTKINVKDDYTDVLPSMNLIYDLGGGHRLRFALSKTMARPRMDDMRANVTPGFNSLVCSGQPCAPGTTVNPWSASGGNPNLKPWMAKAADLAYEWYVSPATYVSVAGFYKKLDTYIYSQTGKFDFTGIPLPTTATAIPPGITISPIGQITLPANGNGGVVKGLEFSGAVDLGQFADLLKGFGMQGSLSLTKSNLNPTTSTDPKQKVRIPGLSGTVYNVTGYYERGGFQARISQRYRSAFKGEVVQLFATRGFTEILADKQVDAQIGYTFQDGPMENLGLLVQVNNLTNTPYRTRLGLDGGGTKTSGGGALPETYEKYGRQILFGVNYRF; encoded by the coding sequence ATGCGAAACCGTAAGAACGGCGGCGCGCATCCGTCCAACAAGCGATTCTACGGCACGGCCTCGGCCGCCGCGATCACCCTGGCCCTGGCCGGCTCGGGCTCCGCCTGGGCGCAGTCGGCGCCCCAGACGCCCAAGGCCGAGGACGACACCGTCGAGGCCATCGTGGTGACCGGCATCAAGGCCGGCATCCAGAACGCAATCAACATCAAGAAGAACGAGACCTCGATCGTCGAGGCTGTGTCGGCGGAAGACATCGGCAAGCTGCCGGACGTCTCGATCGGCGAGTCGATCGCGCGTCTGCCGGGTCTGGCCGCCCAGCGCGTCAACGGCCGCGCCCAGGTGATCTCGATCCGGGGGCTCGCGCCGGACTTCACCACGACGCTGCTCAACGGCCGCCAGCAGGCCAGCTCCGGCGACAACCGCGCCGTCGAATTCGACCAGTATCCGTCGGAACTGCTGTCGAGCGTCGTGATCTACAAGACCCCAGACGCCCAGGTCTCTGGCATGGGCCTGTCGGGCACCGCAGACCTCCGCACGGTGCGTCCGCTCGAGTTCGGCAAGCGCGCCGTCGCGGTGAACATTCGCGGCGAGAAGACCGCCGGCAAGAAGCTGAACGACGACGTCAGCAACTGGGGCGGTCGCTACAGCGCCAGCTACATCAACCAGTTCGCCGACGGCACGTTCGGCGTGGCGCTGGGTTACGCCCACCTGGATTCACCCTCGCAGGTGAAGCACTACAAGGCCTATGGCTATGAGGCCTTCGGCTTCGCCGTGACGCCCGACAGCGCCGATAACGCCCTGATCCTCAACGGCCAGGAATTGTTCGCCACCTCGCGCCTCAACAAGCGCGACGCGGTGATCGGCATCTTCGAGTACCAGCCGAACGATCAGATCCATTCGACCCTGGACCTGTACTACTCGACGTTCCGGCAGGAAGAGACAACGCGCGGGGCGCAATGGTTCTCGAACGGCTGGGCGGACAACGCCACCTTCACCAACATCAAGACCGAAGACCTCGGCGGTTCGCAGTTCGCGCGCAGCGGTCTGCTCAACAACGCGGTCCCGCAGCTGCGGAATGACTACAACACCCGCATGGACCAGCTGTTCTCGGCCGGTCTGAACAACGAGTTCCAGCTGTCGGACCGCACCAAGCTGGTCGCGGATCTGTCCTATTCCTCCAACAAGCGGAAGGAACAGATCATGGAGACGTACGCGGGCTATGGCCGCGGCGTCGGTGGCGTGACTCCGGCCACGCCGGACATCGGTCGAGTGTTCGACAAGATCGGCTTCCAGGTCGCCGACAACGGCTTCTCGCAATACGACGAGGGCTTCAACTACGCCGACGCCGGCAAGGTGACGCTGGGCGACCGCGCGCCTTGGGGCGGCTGGGGCCACGACGGCGCCATTCGCTTCCCGCAGGTGAAGGAGGACGTGACCACGATCGACGTCCACCTTGAGCACGAGCTGGACGGCTTCATCACCCAGGTCAGCGCGGGCGTGAACCACACCAAGCGCGACAAGGGCAAGACCGTCTCGGACAACGATCTGTTCCTCAAGAACGGTCGCCAGCAGGTCTATGTCGACGCGGCCGACCTCGTGGACCCGACGCAGCTTGGCTTCGCCGGCTTCGGCGGCGTGCTGAGCGTCAACATCGGCGACGCCTGGCGCAAGTACTACAACTGGGCGCCGATCCTGGACGCCAACTACTACGACAAGACCTGGGAGATCACCGAGAAGGTCACGACCTTCTTCGCCCGCGCCAATTTCCAGGCCGGCGACCTGCGCGGCAACCTGGGCGTTCAGGTGGTCAAGCAGGAGCAGGCCTCTTCGGGCGTCGTGATCAACGGCACCGAACCGGGCAAGCCGATCACGCCCACCAAGATCAACGTCAAGGACGACTACACTGACGTCCTGCCCAGCATGAACCTGATCTATGATCTGGGCGGCGGCCACCGCCTGCGCTTCGCGTTGTCCAAGACCATGGCCCGTCCGCGCATGGACGATATGCGCGCCAACGTCACGCCGGGCTTCAACTCGCTGGTCTGTTCGGGCCAACCCTGCGCACCGGGCACGACGGTCAATCCGTGGTCGGCCAGCGGCGGCAACCCGAACCTGAAGCCCTGGATGGCCAAGGCGGCCGACCTTGCCTACGAGTGGTATGTCAGCCCCGCGACCTACGTGTCGGTGGCCGGCTTCTACAAGAAGCTCGACACCTACATCTATTCGCAGACCGGCAAGTTCGACTTCACCGGCATCCCGCTGCCCACGACGGCTACGGCGATCCCGCCGGGCATCACCATCAGCCCGATCGGCCAGATCACCCTGCCGGCCAACGGCAACGGCGGCGTGGTCAAGGGCCTGGAATTCAGCGGCGCGGTGGATCTTGGCCAGTTCGCCGACCTGCTGAAGGGCTTCGGCATGCAGGGCAGCCTCTCGCTGACCAAGTCGAACCTGAACCCGACCACCAGCACCGATCCCAAGCAGAAGGTCCGTATCCCCGGCCTGTCGGGCACGGTCTACAATGTGACCGGCTACTACGAGCGGGGCGGCTTCCAGGCGCGGATCAGCCAGCGTTATCGCTCGGCCTTCAAGGGTGAAGTGGTGCAGCTGTTCGCCACGCGCGGCTTCACCGAGATCCTGGCCGACAAGCAGGTCGACGCCCAGATCGGCTACACCTTCCAGGATGGGCCGATGGAGAACCTGGGGCTGCTGGTCCAGGTCAACAACCTGACCAATACGCCGTACCGCACCCGTCTGGGCCTGGACGGCGGCGGGACCAAGACCAGCGGTGGCGGCGCCTTGCCCGAAACCTACGAAAAGTACGGCCGTCAGATCCTGTTCGGCGTGAACTATCGGTTCTAA
- a CDS encoding DUF2939 domain-containing protein: protein MTRAKRILTGGAIGLVVVALVAAYFGSPVLALHSLTEAAKTGDRAKLERLVDFPAVRESLKSQLKGAMTQAFEEDPELRDNPFAAFGQLLMVGVVDKAVDAYATPDAIAQMVATSRAPSKISPSVQGTRVETGKPRDKSDTEIRYGFQDLDHFKATYRDKAKPDEPVFGLTLERQGLFRWKLVRIDLSPAT, encoded by the coding sequence ATGACTCGCGCCAAGCGTATCCTGACCGGAGGGGCCATCGGCCTTGTCGTGGTCGCCCTTGTCGCGGCCTATTTCGGCTCGCCGGTGCTGGCCCTGCACAGCCTGACCGAGGCGGCCAAGACCGGCGATCGCGCCAAGCTGGAACGTCTCGTCGACTTCCCCGCTGTTCGGGAAAGCCTGAAGTCACAGCTCAAGGGGGCGATGACCCAGGCGTTCGAGGAGGACCCGGAACTGCGCGACAACCCGTTCGCCGCCTTCGGCCAGCTCCTGATGGTCGGCGTCGTCGACAAGGCGGTCGACGCCTACGCCACGCCCGACGCTATCGCGCAGATGGTCGCCACCAGTCGCGCGCCGTCCAAGATCTCGCCCTCTGTACAGGGGACACGCGTCGAGACCGGCAAGCCGCGCGACAAGTCCGACACCGAGATCCGCTACGGATTCCAGGACCTCGACCACTTCAAGGCGACCTATCGCGACAAGGCCAAGCCCGACGAGCCTGTGTTCGGCCTCACGCTGGAGCGGCAAGGCCTGTTTCGCTGGAAGCTGGTGCGGATCGACCTTTCGCCGGCGACCTAA
- a CDS encoding LacI family DNA-binding transcriptional regulator produces the protein MTTKRPTIDDVARLSGVARVTVSRVLNGGPNVRDEVRARVMQAVETLAYKVNPQARSLAGGASRLLAFVFASDPENEPNSYYESALELGALRACLTLGYQVLVQNVPQQTPDHQKRILDLITTQRCEGLILSPPYSDDVALIEAALAQGCKVVTVSPGGPGRGKADGVGVDDEAGGYDMTRELLRLGHRRFGFIAGLEGHLSADRRLQGFRRALAEQALGEGDCVVLRGDFTFRSGTRLAPELLDHPLKPTALVCANDDMAAGVLSAAHARGLNIPQDLSITGFDDAPVAGIVWPPLTTVHQPVKVLGQRAVELLVARLTGVNVSQAPVFEKLEHAVVSRQTTTTAHL, from the coding sequence TTGACCACCAAAAGACCTACGATCGATGATGTCGCCCGCCTGTCGGGGGTAGCGCGCGTCACGGTCTCGCGGGTTCTGAATGGTGGTCCGAACGTGCGCGACGAGGTCCGCGCGCGGGTGATGCAGGCGGTCGAGACGCTGGCGTACAAGGTCAATCCGCAGGCGCGCAGCCTCGCGGGTGGGGCCAGCCGGCTGCTAGCCTTCGTCTTCGCGTCAGATCCCGAGAACGAGCCGAACTCGTACTACGAGTCCGCGCTGGAGCTGGGCGCGCTGCGCGCCTGCCTGACGCTGGGCTATCAGGTGCTGGTCCAGAACGTTCCGCAGCAGACGCCCGATCACCAGAAGCGGATTCTGGATCTGATCACCACCCAACGCTGCGAGGGCCTGATCCTGTCGCCGCCCTACAGCGACGACGTCGCGCTGATCGAGGCGGCGCTTGCGCAGGGCTGCAAGGTCGTGACCGTCTCGCCCGGTGGTCCGGGGCGCGGCAAGGCCGACGGGGTCGGCGTCGACGACGAGGCCGGCGGCTATGACATGACCCGCGAGCTCCTACGCCTGGGTCATCGACGATTCGGCTTCATCGCCGGCCTGGAAGGGCACCTTTCGGCCGACCGACGCCTGCAGGGCTTCCGCAGAGCGCTCGCCGAGCAGGCGTTGGGGGAGGGCGACTGTGTCGTGCTCCGGGGTGACTTCACCTTCCGGTCGGGCACCCGCCTGGCGCCGGAGCTTCTGGACCATCCGCTCAAGCCGACCGCGCTGGTCTGCGCCAATGACGACATGGCCGCCGGCGTCCTGTCGGCCGCCCATGCGCGCGGTCTCAACATCCCGCAGGACCTGTCGATCACAGGTTTCGACGATGCGCCTGTGGCCGGCATCGTCTGGCCGCCGCTCACCACGGTGCACCAGCCGGTCAAGGTCCTGGGCCAGCGCGCCGTCGAGCTGCTGGTCGCGCGCCTGACGGGCGTCAACGTCTCCCAAGCGCCCGTCTTCGAGAAACTCGAACACGCCGTGGTCTCGCGGCAGACGACAACCACCGCCCACCTCTAG
- a CDS encoding cobyric acid synthase: MAALMIQGCGSDVGKSVLVAGLCRLFANRGLVVRPFKPQNMSNNAAVTADGGEIGRAQALQAIACRTPPTVDMNPVLLKPQSDIGAQVVVRGRMAGSWAARGYQDHKASLLPTVLESFRTLESQSDLVIVEGAGSPAEINLRAGDIANMGFARAADVPVVLVGDIDRGHVIAALVGAHAVLDPEDRAMIKGFLINKFRGDPALFDDGRRAIVDRTGWTDLGMAPWLAAARRLPAEDAVVLDARSAAREGKVRIVVPMLSRIANFDEFDALHAEPGVEFAFVPPGSALPGDAELVILPGTKATRADLDFFRAQGWDVDLRAHLRRGGRVLGICGGYQMLGRRVADPEGVEGAPGTSEGLGLLDVDTVMTGDKTLRPVTGRLDGGARFEGYEMHVGRTSGAPRPMLVFDTGEPDGAVSPDGRVKGCYVHGLFDRGEARAALLAELGAVSDAVDQAARVDLALDEIAAALEASFDIPALARLAGLSL; encoded by the coding sequence ATGGCCGCCTTGATGATCCAGGGCTGCGGCTCGGATGTCGGAAAGTCGGTGCTGGTCGCCGGCCTGTGCCGACTGTTCGCCAATCGCGGCTTGGTGGTGCGGCCCTTCAAGCCTCAGAACATGTCGAACAACGCCGCCGTCACCGCTGACGGCGGGGAGATCGGTCGCGCCCAGGCTTTGCAGGCGATCGCCTGTCGCACCCCGCCGACGGTCGACATGAACCCCGTGCTGCTCAAGCCGCAGAGCGATATCGGCGCGCAGGTGGTGGTGCGCGGGCGGATGGCGGGATCCTGGGCGGCGCGCGGCTATCAGGATCACAAGGCCAGCCTGCTGCCCACCGTGCTGGAGAGCTTTCGCACGCTGGAAAGCCAGAGCGATCTGGTCATTGTCGAGGGGGCCGGCAGCCCGGCCGAGATCAATCTCCGGGCCGGCGACATCGCCAATATGGGCTTCGCCCGCGCCGCCGATGTGCCCGTCGTCCTGGTCGGCGACATCGACCGGGGCCATGTGATCGCCGCGCTCGTGGGGGCGCACGCCGTGCTCGATCCTGAGGATCGGGCGATGATCAAGGGCTTTTTGATCAACAAGTTTCGCGGCGATCCGGCGCTGTTCGACGACGGGCGGCGAGCGATCGTGGACCGCACCGGCTGGACGGACCTTGGCATGGCGCCGTGGCTGGCGGCGGCGCGGCGACTGCCGGCCGAGGACGCGGTTGTGCTGGATGCGCGGTCAGCGGCACGGGAGGGCAAGGTTCGCATCGTGGTTCCGATGCTGTCCCGCATCGCCAATTTCGACGAGTTCGACGCGCTGCACGCCGAGCCTGGGGTCGAGTTCGCCTTCGTGCCGCCGGGCTCGGCGCTGCCGGGCGACGCCGAGCTGGTGATCCTGCCCGGCACGAAGGCGACGCGGGCGGATCTCGACTTTTTTCGCGCCCAGGGCTGGGACGTCGATCTGCGCGCTCATCTGCGGCGCGGCGGTCGCGTGCTGGGGATCTGCGGCGGCTATCAGATGCTGGGCCGGCGCGTGGCTGATCCCGAAGGCGTAGAGGGCGCGCCGGGGACTTCGGAAGGCCTTGGCCTGCTGGACGTCGACACCGTGATGACCGGTGACAAGACTCTGCGGCCCGTCACGGGCCGCCTGGACGGCGGCGCGCGGTTCGAGGGGTACGAGATGCATGTCGGCCGCACGTCTGGCGCGCCGCGACCGATGTTGGTGTTCGACACGGGCGAGCCGGACGGCGCCGTTTCGCCGGACGGTCGGGTCAAGGGTTGCTACGTCCACGGCCTGTTCGATCGCGGCGAGGCGCGCGCGGCGTTGCTGGCGGAGCTGGGCGCGGTCTCGGACGCCGTCGATCAGGCCGCGCGCGTGGATCTGGCCCTCGACGAGATCGCAGCGGCTTTGGAGGCTTCATTCGACATTCCGGCCCTGGCCAGACTGGCCGGACTGTCGCTTTAG
- a CDS encoding TonB-dependent receptor plug domain-containing protein: MIRALLSSTALATALLAAPALADDQKAPEADVAGAVGANGVAELVVTATRTVQPIEKVGAAVTVLTQPAIEASQAISVTELLAQTPSVTFARNGGVGTATSLYIRGAESHHTVVLIDGVKLNDPSSIQGGFNSGNLLVGDISRIEVLRGAQSTLWGSQAIGGVVNIVTAEPTTPFTSSLSAEAGARKTGYLRGAVGGASDKVTWRVAGGYYTTDGFSSYKLGKEKDGYQNTGLSGRLRVKLTDAVSVETRAVYSRGKNDFDGFNTDSPEFGRTKELVVYQGLNAALLDGRWNNRVGFAYTDTDRQNYNPARAAVPMTFDAAGKNKRWEYQGVFAITETWTATFGAESERSRMRTRSPSVANPNVAFRTGKISADSLYGQLQAEIAPGLTVTGGLRYEDHDAYGAHTLGQVGAAWALNDNATVLRAGYSQGFRAPGLYELFSEYGNAALSPEEFDSWEAGVEQRFLDGKVRASATVFHREADNEIRFFSCSFGATDTMCAPGGIFRFGYYRNLQKTKAQGLELIAEARPTERLTFTGNYTYTEAELAAGANAGKQLSRRPKDLANLSATYRWPVGLSTTVAVRYVGKTYNNETNTVPVSDYATVDLRASYPISETLEVYGRVENALDKDYQTILNYGTPGRGAFLGLRARF; this comes from the coding sequence ATGATCCGAGCCCTCTTGAGCTCCACCGCCCTGGCCACCGCGCTGCTGGCCGCTCCGGCCCTCGCCGATGACCAGAAGGCCCCTGAAGCCGACGTCGCCGGCGCGGTCGGCGCCAATGGCGTCGCCGAACTGGTGGTCACCGCCACCCGCACCGTTCAGCCGATCGAGAAGGTCGGCGCTGCGGTGACCGTCCTGACCCAGCCCGCGATCGAGGCCAGCCAGGCGATCTCGGTCACCGAACTGCTGGCCCAGACGCCCAGCGTGACCTTCGCCCGCAACGGCGGCGTCGGCACGGCGACCAGTCTGTATATCCGCGGCGCCGAGAGCCATCACACCGTCGTGCTGATCGACGGCGTCAAGCTGAACGATCCCTCGTCAATCCAGGGCGGCTTCAACAGCGGCAACCTGCTGGTCGGCGACATCTCGCGCATCGAAGTGCTCCGCGGCGCGCAATCCACCCTCTGGGGCAGCCAGGCGATCGGCGGCGTCGTCAACATCGTCACGGCTGAGCCGACCACGCCGTTCACCAGCTCACTGTCGGCCGAGGCCGGCGCGCGCAAGACGGGCTATCTGCGCGGCGCCGTCGGCGGCGCGTCGGACAAGGTCACCTGGCGCGTCGCGGGCGGCTACTACACCACCGACGGCTTCTCCTCGTACAAGCTGGGCAAGGAGAAGGACGGCTACCAGAACACGGGCCTGTCGGGCCGCCTGCGGGTGAAGCTTACCGACGCGGTCTCGGTCGAGACCCGGGCGGTCTATTCGCGCGGCAAGAACGACTTCGACGGCTTCAACACCGACAGCCCCGAGTTTGGTCGCACCAAAGAGCTGGTGGTCTATCAAGGCCTGAACGCCGCCTTGCTGGACGGTCGCTGGAACAACCGCGTCGGCTTCGCCTACACCGACACCGACCGCCAGAACTACAACCCCGCCCGCGCCGCCGTGCCGATGACCTTCGACGCCGCCGGCAAGAACAAGCGCTGGGAGTATCAGGGCGTCTTCGCCATCACCGAGACCTGGACCGCCACCTTCGGCGCCGAGAGCGAGCGCTCGCGCATGCGCACCCGCTCGCCGTCGGTCGCCAATCCGAACGTGGCGTTCCGGACCGGCAAGATCAGCGCCGACAGCCTGTATGGCCAACTGCAGGCCGAGATCGCGCCGGGCCTGACCGTGACCGGCGGTCTGCGCTACGAGGACCACGACGCCTACGGCGCCCACACGCTGGGCCAGGTCGGCGCGGCCTGGGCGCTGAACGATAACGCGACGGTGCTGCGCGCCGGCTACAGCCAAGGCTTCCGCGCGCCGGGCCTCTATGAGCTGTTCAGCGAGTACGGCAACGCCGCGCTCTCGCCCGAAGAGTTCGACAGCTGGGAAGCCGGGGTCGAGCAGCGCTTCCTCGATGGCAAGGTCCGCGCCTCGGCCACGGTCTTCCATCGCGAGGCCGACAACGAGATCCGCTTCTTCTCGTGTTCGTTCGGCGCGACCGACACGATGTGCGCGCCGGGCGGGATCTTCCGCTTCGGCTACTACCGCAACCTGCAGAAGACCAAGGCGCAAGGCCTGGAGCTGATCGCCGAGGCGCGCCCGACCGAGCGTCTGACGTTCACCGGGAACTACACCTATACCGAGGCCGAGCTTGCCGCGGGCGCCAATGCCGGCAAGCAGCTGTCGCGTCGCCCGAAGGACCTCGCCAACCTGTCGGCGACCTATCGCTGGCCGGTCGGGCTCTCGACCACGGTAGCGGTGCGCTATGTGGGCAAGACCTACAATAACGAGACCAACACCGTACCGGTGTCGGACTATGCGACGGTGGATCTGCGGGCGTCCTATCCGATCAGCGAGACCCTGGAGGTCTATGGTCGGGTCGAGAACGCCTTGGACAAGGACTATCAGACCATCCTGAACTACGGCACGCCGGGCCGAGGCGCGTTCCTGGGTCTGCGGGCGCGCTTCTAA